The proteins below come from a single Salinivibrio kushneri genomic window:
- a CDS encoding cobalamin biosynthesis protein has product MDDLLNPQHWMTYAADQGRLWALWLAVLVHWLLPLSSQYSPFQYWRQYAELLAGQVNKDTDPKRQRKLAGALALMLMGGTLAIFLIATRELVWSRPLFDGILLWLALDWRPIDKFGHAIAHAIDQHDKGAARALLATRVNRETESLSLIGIGKAGAETLLLGTARHCVCVIFYYLLAGGVGALLYTSLVHLHRVWTPSRLSYYPFGLASARLLNLLDIVPMGLFAVIVAMSRQPWSHLKTGWQQGRRWRTPGSGWLLACAGSRFQLSLGGPAVYQGTKTLRTKIGYGVTPACYHLLLLRLKLTHSVLIWLGLCSLVLIV; this is encoded by the coding sequence ATGGATGATTTGCTCAATCCGCAACATTGGATGACCTACGCCGCCGACCAGGGCCGCTTATGGGCTCTGTGGTTGGCGGTATTAGTGCACTGGCTACTCCCCCTATCCAGCCAGTATTCCCCTTTTCAATACTGGCGACAGTATGCAGAGTTGCTCGCGGGTCAAGTCAACAAAGACACAGACCCTAAGCGTCAGCGTAAGCTTGCCGGAGCGCTCGCCTTAATGTTGATGGGTGGCACCCTCGCCATTTTTTTAATCGCCACCCGTGAGCTCGTGTGGTCGCGCCCCCTGTTCGATGGCATATTGCTCTGGCTCGCACTTGATTGGCGGCCAATCGATAAGTTTGGCCACGCCATCGCCCATGCGATAGACCAACATGACAAGGGCGCAGCGCGCGCGTTGCTCGCCACACGCGTCAACCGTGAAACCGAGTCTCTGTCATTGATAGGAATAGGGAAAGCGGGCGCGGAAACACTGCTTCTCGGCACAGCGCGGCACTGTGTTTGCGTGATATTTTATTATCTACTCGCCGGCGGTGTCGGTGCCTTGCTATACACTAGCTTGGTACACCTTCACCGCGTTTGGACCCCAAGCCGCTTAAGCTATTACCCGTTCGGGCTCGCCAGCGCCCGCTTATTGAACCTGTTGGATATAGTGCCAATGGGGCTGTTTGCTGTGATCGTGGCAATGAGCCGTCAACCTTGGTCACACCTAAAAACCGGCTGGCAGCAAGGCAGACGCTGGCGAACGCCTGGTTCAGGTTGGCTACTCGCGTGTGCAGGTAGTCGCTTCCAGCTCTCTCTAGGCGGGCCGGCTGTTTATCAAGGTACTAAGACCTTGAGAACCAAAATTGGCTATGGGGTCACCCCGGCGTGTTATCACCTTTTATTGCTGCGCTTGAAGTTAACCCACAGTGTTTTAATCTGGCTCGGGTTATGCTCCCTGGTTTTAATCGTTTAA
- the mtnN gene encoding 5'-methylthioadenosine/S-adenosylhomocysteine nucleosidase, giving the protein MKIGIIGAMEQEVTLLRDKLENSTTHQEGGCTFYSGTLQGHDIVLLQSGIGKVAAAVGTSLLLSQFKPDWVINTGSAGAFEPSLNLGDVVVSSKVCYHDADATAFGYQMGQVPQQPAVFESDEALMQLAEKAVDSQTHVVRGLICTADTFVHTDAHRQHIHTHFPDAVAAEMEAAAIAQVCAQFATPFVVVRAISDVVAEKESPMTFEEFLPLAAKSSSAMVENMVAMIDA; this is encoded by the coding sequence ATGAAAATCGGCATCATTGGCGCAATGGAGCAAGAAGTCACTCTACTGCGCGACAAGCTGGAAAACAGCACAACCCATCAAGAAGGCGGCTGCACCTTTTATTCGGGGACGCTACAAGGCCATGATATCGTGTTACTTCAGTCTGGCATTGGTAAGGTCGCTGCAGCGGTCGGCACGAGCTTGCTGCTATCGCAATTCAAGCCCGATTGGGTAATCAACACAGGTTCAGCGGGTGCGTTTGAGCCCTCACTCAACCTAGGTGATGTGGTGGTATCTTCCAAAGTCTGCTATCACGATGCGGATGCCACTGCATTCGGCTATCAAATGGGACAGGTTCCTCAGCAACCGGCTGTCTTCGAGTCCGATGAAGCGTTAATGCAACTTGCGGAGAAAGCAGTGGATAGCCAAACACATGTGGTACGTGGCTTGATCTGTACCGCCGATACCTTTGTCCACACTGATGCCCACCGACAACATATCCATACCCACTTCCCGGATGCGGTGGCCGCAGAAATGGAAGCAGCGGCAATCGCGCAAGTGTGTGCCCAGTTTGCCACGCCTTTTGTGGTGGTGCGTGCCATCTCTGATGTGGTCGCTGAAAAAGAGTCACCCATGACCTTTGAAGAGTTTCTGCCATTAGCGGCCAAAAGCTCATCGGCCATGGTGGAAAACATGGTCGCAATGATCGACGCCTGA
- a CDS encoding TRIC cation channel family protein, which yields MILYLFDLFGTAVFAISGVLVAGRLRMDPFGVVVLACATAIGGGTVRDMAMGATPAFWITDTTYIWVILATCVATMLLIRHPRRLPWYVLPCADAIGLAVFVGIGVDKALSYGASPLVAVIMGVITACGGGIIRDVLAREVPMVLRTEVYATACIAGGIVHTLAVQVSPGTVTASIVGMVTTLLIRLAAIRWHLSLPPFALDRS from the coding sequence ATGATCTTATATTTATTCGATTTATTTGGCACCGCTGTCTTCGCGATATCTGGCGTACTGGTGGCGGGCCGTTTGCGTATGGATCCGTTTGGTGTGGTCGTCCTTGCCTGTGCGACGGCCATTGGCGGCGGGACGGTGCGAGATATGGCGATGGGCGCCACACCTGCATTTTGGATCACCGACACCACCTATATCTGGGTTATTTTAGCCACTTGTGTAGCAACCATGCTGCTTATCCGTCATCCGCGACGCCTGCCTTGGTATGTACTGCCTTGTGCCGACGCCATTGGGCTGGCGGTCTTTGTGGGTATCGGTGTCGATAAAGCTCTTAGTTATGGCGCATCTCCCTTGGTGGCGGTGATCATGGGCGTGATCACCGCCTGTGGCGGCGGCATTATTCGTGATGTGCTCGCGCGCGAAGTGCCTATGGTGCTGAGAACAGAAGTGTATGCGACTGCCTGTATTGCTGGCGGCATTGTTCACACCCTTGCAGTGCAAGTCAGCCCAGGCACTGTCACTGCCTCTATTGTGGGTATGGTCACCACGCTATTGATTCGCTTAGCCGCGATCCGCTGGCATTTGTCCTTGCCACCGTTCGCGCTAGACAGATCATAA
- the btuF gene encoding vitamin B12 ABC transporter substrate-binding protein BtuF yields the protein MPRFRALCTLFRLQACWLVLALTWMPFAHATPLRVISLAPHATELAYAAGLGPNMVAASAYSDYPKQAQSLERVANYRGVKLERIIALQPDLILAWRGGNPPKPLEALAELGFTIRYLNPDTLSDIGQFIRELGHYSETPDVATRNANAFDQKLAQLNAQYRSAELVPYFYLLSDTPMMTASDRAWPSQLFHLCGGKNIFADSPAAYPQVNMEQVITRAPKVMFHTGETQPKSWQSLVELLPNHAHTFTWSLNPDWLTRATPRALDAAEQICTALDKVRHAQ from the coding sequence ATGCCACGTTTTCGTGCCCTTTGTACCCTTTTTCGCTTGCAAGCCTGCTGGCTTGTCTTGGCCTTAACATGGATGCCTTTTGCTCACGCCACCCCGTTGCGAGTGATTAGTCTTGCCCCCCACGCCACAGAGCTGGCTTATGCCGCTGGGCTTGGTCCCAATATGGTCGCTGCAAGTGCTTACAGTGATTATCCGAAGCAGGCTCAATCGCTTGAACGCGTGGCCAACTATCGGGGCGTCAAACTCGAACGCATTATCGCCCTCCAGCCAGATCTTATTTTAGCTTGGCGCGGCGGGAATCCGCCCAAACCCCTAGAGGCCTTGGCGGAATTAGGCTTTACCATCCGTTACCTCAACCCAGACACGCTCAGTGATATTGGTCAGTTTATTCGCGAGCTGGGTCATTATAGTGAGACCCCAGACGTCGCCACGCGCAATGCTAACGCCTTTGATCAAAAACTGGCACAATTAAACGCCCAGTACCGCAGTGCAGAGCTCGTTCCCTACTTTTATCTTCTCAGTGATACGCCAATGATGACGGCTAGCGATCGCGCATGGCCGAGTCAGCTGTTTCACCTGTGCGGTGGCAAGAACATTTTCGCCGACAGCCCCGCCGCTTACCCACAGGTGAATATGGAACAAGTCATCACACGTGCGCCCAAGGTGATGTTCCACACGGGCGAGACACAACCTAAAAGTTGGCAATCCTTGGTTGAGTTGCTACCAAATCATGCGCACACGTTCACTTGGTCTCTTAACCCAGATTGGCTGACACGCGCCACACCGCGTGCGTTAGATGCCGCTGAGCAAATCTGTACCGCTCTTGATAAAGTACGTCACGCGCAATAG
- the gltB gene encoding glutamate synthase large subunit has product MSLYNPMLEKDNCGFGLIAHQEGEPSHKLVRTAIAALDRMTHRGGINSDGKTGDGCGLLLQKPDRFFRLIAEQNQWKLSRLYAVGMIFLSADPAKAQQAKQRFEQEINAETLSVVGWRTVPTNPDVLGDIAKQSQPVIEQVFINGPAGWRARDLERRLYIARRRAEKALADDADFYVTSLSTQTIVYKGLCMPADLPRFYTDLADLRLESSICLFHQRFSTNTQPRWPLAQPFRYLAHNGEINTIEGNRQWARTRAYKFNSPLLPDLHQAAPFVNESGSDSSSLDNMMEVFLAGGMDLFRAMRLLVPPAWQNHPDMDDELRAFYDFNSMHMEPWDGPAGIVMSDGRYAACNLDRNGLRPARYVVTKDKFITLASEIGIWDYAPDEVSEKGRVGPGELLVIDTREGKIWHSGEIDNELKSRHPYREWLDQHVRRLTPFEDLDPDTSEGSRNLKDAQLKTYQKLFGMSNEEVDQVIKVLGDIGQEATGSMGDDTPMAVLSSRPRCVSDYFRQKFAQVTNPPIDPLRENHVMSLATCIGREMNVFCETDGHAERVAFKSPVLLFSDLVQLLELDDTYYRNSILDINYDPNEKDLHQAILDLCDEAERCVRDGTVLVVLSDRSINKDKLPIPAAMAVGAVQKRLVNQNLRCDANIIIETGSARDPHQFAVLLGFGATAVYPYLAYETLANLVDIGAVDKPYRDVMVNFRNGINKGLYKIMSKMGISTIASYRCSQLFEAVGLHQDVIELCFKGVASRIQGANFDDFQQDLVNLSRRAWIKRKPLEHGGLLKYVHDGEYHAYNPDVVTNLQSAVRSGEAMDYKTYAKTVNERPVATLRDLMQLKKAASPVALERVEPATELFKRFDSAAMSIGALSPEAHEALAIAMNRLGGHSNSGEGGEDPRRFNSERNSRIKQIASGRFGVTPHYLTNADVLQIKVAQGAKPGEGGQLPGHKVTAEIAKLRFSVPGVTLISPPPHHDIYSIEDLAQLIFDLKQVNPQAMVSVKLVSEPGVGTIATGVAKAYADLITISGYDGGTGASPLTSVKYAGSPWELGLAETQQALVENGLRHKIRLQVDGGLKTGLDIVKAAILGAESFGFGTAPMVALGCKYLRICHLNNCATGVATQDETLRSEYFKGLPEQVMNFFKGLGEEVRELLAELGVEKLTDLIGRTDLLEAVDGFTAKQLKLDLSHILEAPTPWPGKTLYCSEPNTPFDKAELNQALLGELGEAIAANHSASIYKSVRNTDRSVGASLSGAIAKRYGNAGMAANPLDVQLQGTAGQSLGVWNAAGVNITLIGDANDYVGKGMSGGQIVIRPPVGSAFASHESTIMGNTCLYGATGGKLFAAGKAGERFAVRNSGVHAIVEGAGDNACEYMTGGIVAILGRTGVNFGAGMTGGFAYVLDEEGDFNGRINPELVEALSLEALTIHQEHLRGLIAQHFELTGSDRAQQLLDDFDAWVHRFYLVKPKAADVNTLLGHQSRSAAELRVQAQ; this is encoded by the coding sequence ATGTCGCTGTACAACCCAATGTTGGAAAAAGATAACTGTGGTTTTGGCCTTATCGCCCATCAAGAAGGGGAGCCAAGCCACAAACTGGTTCGTACCGCCATCGCTGCACTTGACCGCATGACCCACCGAGGTGGTATCAACTCTGACGGCAAGACAGGCGATGGTTGTGGACTGCTGCTGCAAAAGCCCGACCGCTTTTTCCGCCTTATTGCCGAGCAAAATCAATGGAAGCTGAGCCGCCTATACGCGGTGGGCATGATTTTTCTCAGTGCCGATCCGGCAAAAGCCCAACAAGCCAAACAACGCTTCGAGCAAGAAATCAACGCTGAAACCCTCTCAGTGGTGGGATGGCGGACAGTACCGACCAACCCAGACGTACTCGGGGATATCGCCAAACAGTCTCAGCCCGTCATTGAACAAGTGTTTATCAATGGCCCAGCAGGCTGGCGCGCACGCGATTTAGAGCGACGCCTGTATATCGCGCGCCGCCGTGCAGAAAAAGCCTTGGCGGACGATGCCGACTTTTATGTCACCAGCCTATCCACACAAACCATTGTTTACAAAGGTTTGTGTATGCCTGCGGATCTACCACGCTTTTATACCGATCTCGCGGATCTGCGCTTAGAGTCATCAATTTGTTTGTTCCACCAGCGTTTCAGTACCAATACGCAGCCACGCTGGCCGCTCGCCCAACCCTTTAGGTATCTCGCCCACAACGGTGAGATCAACACCATTGAGGGCAACCGTCAGTGGGCACGCACACGTGCATACAAGTTTAACTCCCCTTTATTACCCGACTTGCATCAAGCCGCGCCGTTTGTGAATGAATCAGGATCTGATTCCTCAAGCCTCGACAACATGATGGAAGTCTTTCTCGCCGGCGGGATGGACTTATTCCGAGCCATGCGTCTGCTGGTTCCGCCCGCGTGGCAAAACCACCCAGATATGGATGACGAACTCCGGGCGTTTTATGACTTCAACTCCATGCATATGGAGCCTTGGGACGGACCTGCGGGGATCGTTATGTCAGATGGCCGCTATGCGGCCTGTAATCTTGACCGCAACGGCCTGCGCCCAGCGCGCTATGTGGTTACCAAAGACAAGTTTATTACGCTCGCCTCCGAGATAGGCATCTGGGATTACGCCCCTGACGAAGTGTCAGAAAAAGGCCGGGTCGGCCCGGGTGAGCTGTTAGTGATCGACACCCGCGAGGGTAAAATTTGGCATTCGGGTGAAATCGATAACGAACTGAAAAGTCGCCACCCGTACCGTGAATGGCTGGATCAACACGTACGTCGTCTCACCCCCTTTGAAGACTTAGACCCTGACACCAGCGAAGGCAGTCGCAACCTCAAAGACGCCCAGCTTAAGACCTATCAAAAGCTGTTTGGGATGTCGAATGAGGAAGTCGACCAGGTCATCAAAGTGCTCGGGGATATTGGCCAAGAGGCTACCGGCTCTATGGGCGATGATACGCCGATGGCCGTTTTATCATCACGCCCGCGCTGTGTGAGCGATTATTTCCGGCAAAAATTTGCCCAGGTGACGAACCCGCCGATTGATCCGCTGCGTGAAAACCACGTGATGTCACTGGCCACCTGTATTGGCCGTGAAATGAACGTATTCTGCGAAACCGACGGTCACGCTGAGCGAGTGGCGTTTAAATCGCCTGTCCTCTTGTTCTCAGATTTGGTCCAGTTGCTCGAGTTAGACGATACCTATTATCGCAACAGCATTTTGGATATTAATTACGATCCAAATGAGAAAGATCTTCACCAAGCTATCTTAGATTTATGCGATGAAGCCGAGCGCTGTGTGCGTGATGGAACCGTCTTGGTGGTGCTGTCTGACCGCAGCATCAATAAAGACAAGCTCCCTATTCCCGCCGCCATGGCGGTTGGTGCAGTACAAAAACGCTTAGTGAACCAAAACCTGCGCTGTGACGCCAACATCATTATCGAAACCGGCAGCGCTCGCGACCCGCACCAGTTTGCGGTATTACTCGGGTTTGGTGCCACGGCGGTTTATCCTTACTTAGCCTATGAAACATTGGCGAACTTGGTAGATATCGGCGCCGTCGATAAGCCGTATCGCGATGTGATGGTCAATTTCCGTAACGGGATTAATAAAGGCCTTTACAAGATCATGTCAAAAATGGGGATTTCGACCATCGCCTCTTACCGCTGCTCACAGCTATTCGAGGCGGTCGGCTTACACCAAGATGTGATTGAGCTTTGTTTCAAAGGCGTAGCCAGCCGTATTCAAGGTGCCAACTTTGATGATTTCCAACAAGACTTGGTCAACCTATCTCGTCGGGCATGGATCAAGCGTAAACCGCTTGAACATGGCGGTCTGCTTAAGTATGTCCACGATGGCGAATACCACGCGTATAACCCAGATGTGGTGACCAACTTGCAAAGCGCGGTGCGCTCCGGCGAGGCCATGGATTACAAGACCTACGCCAAAACCGTGAACGAGCGTCCTGTGGCGACCTTGCGCGATTTAATGCAACTGAAAAAAGCGGCCTCACCGGTTGCGCTCGAGCGCGTTGAGCCGGCAACGGAACTGTTCAAACGCTTTGATTCGGCGGCGATGTCTATCGGAGCCTTGAGCCCGGAAGCACACGAAGCGCTGGCCATCGCCATGAACCGTCTCGGCGGACACTCAAACTCGGGCGAAGGGGGCGAAGATCCTCGTCGTTTCAATAGCGAGCGCAATTCACGCATCAAGCAGATTGCATCCGGGCGCTTTGGCGTTACTCCGCACTACCTGACCAATGCGGATGTGCTGCAAATCAAGGTTGCTCAAGGTGCCAAACCGGGTGAAGGCGGGCAACTGCCAGGCCATAAGGTGACAGCAGAAATTGCTAAACTGCGTTTCTCCGTCCCAGGCGTGACCTTAATTTCGCCCCCACCGCACCACGATATTTATTCGATTGAAGACTTGGCACAGCTGATCTTCGATTTAAAACAAGTGAACCCGCAAGCAATGGTTTCGGTCAAACTGGTTTCAGAACCCGGTGTTGGCACCATTGCCACTGGGGTCGCCAAAGCATATGCCGACCTGATTACGATCTCAGGGTACGACGGTGGAACAGGCGCGAGCCCGCTCACCTCGGTTAAATATGCCGGCAGCCCATGGGAGTTGGGTCTTGCTGAAACCCAGCAAGCACTGGTTGAAAACGGCTTACGCCATAAGATCCGCTTACAAGTCGACGGTGGTCTAAAAACGGGGTTAGACATCGTCAAAGCGGCTATCTTGGGGGCAGAAAGCTTTGGCTTTGGCACCGCGCCAATGGTCGCACTTGGCTGTAAATACCTTCGTATTTGCCACCTCAATAACTGTGCCACCGGTGTCGCTACTCAGGACGAAACCTTGCGTAGTGAATACTTTAAAGGCCTCCCCGAGCAAGTGATGAACTTCTTCAAAGGCCTAGGTGAAGAAGTGCGCGAGCTGCTAGCCGAACTAGGGGTCGAGAAGCTCACCGATCTGATTGGTCGAACGGATCTCCTTGAGGCAGTTGATGGCTTTACAGCCAAGCAACTGAAACTCGACTTGAGCCACATTCTCGAGGCACCGACACCTTGGCCAGGTAAGACCTTATATTGCAGTGAGCCGAACACGCCGTTTGATAAAGCCGAGCTAAACCAAGCGCTACTCGGTGAATTGGGTGAAGCCATTGCCGCCAACCACAGTGCCAGCATCTACAAATCTGTCCGAAATACCGACCGTTCAGTCGGTGCTAGCTTGTCAGGGGCGATTGCTAAGCGTTATGGCAATGCGGGCATGGCCGCCAACCCGCTGGATGTGCAGCTGCAAGGCACCGCGGGGCAATCTCTCGGGGTATGGAATGCCGCAGGGGTGAACATCACCCTTATTGGCGATGCCAACGACTACGTGGGTAAAGGCATGAGCGGTGGACAAATTGTAATCCGTCCCCCCGTCGGCTCAGCATTTGCCAGTCACGAATCTACCATCATGGGTAACACCTGCTTATACGGTGCGACGGGCGGTAAATTGTTTGCAGCGGGTAAAGCCGGTGAACGTTTTGCCGTGCGTAACTCTGGCGTCCATGCCATCGTGGAAGGCGCGGGCGACAATGCATGTGAATACATGACGGGAGGCATTGTGGCCATTCTCGGTCGCACTGGGGTCAACTTTGGCGCCGGGATGACCGGTGGCTTCGCGTACGTGCTCGATGAAGAGGGGGACTTTAATGGTCGCATTAACCCTGAGTTGGTTGAAGCCCTGTCGCTGGAGGCTTTGACTATCCATCAAGAGCACCTTCGTGGCCTGATAGCCCAGCATTTCGAGCTGACCGGCTCAGATCGTGCACAGCAGCTGCTCGATGACTTTGACGCTTGGGTACATCGCTTTTACCTCGTCAAGCCAAAAGCCGCGGATGTAAATACCTTATTAGGCCACCAAAGTCGCAGCGCTGCTGAGCTGCGCGTTCAGGCGCAGTAA
- a CDS encoding FAD-dependent oxidoreductase, with the protein MSQNIYQFIDVQRIDPRKKAIETRKIEFVEIYEPFTEKEVSAQADRCLDCGNPYCEWKCPVHNYIPQWLKLANEGRIIEAVELSHQTNSLPEVCGRVCPQDRLCEGDCTLNEDFGAVTIGNVEKYITDKAFEMGWKPDMSHVEWTDKKVAVIGAGPAGLACADVLVRNGVKPVVFDRYPEIGGLLTFGIPSFKLEKDVMRHRQRVFTEMGVEFRLNTEVGKDIDMQTLVDDYDAVFLGVGTYKYMRAGLANEDAPGVFDALPFLVSNTYKVMELNDAPPFIDMAGKRVVVLGGGDTAMDCVRTSIRQQAASVTCAYRRDEENMPGSRREVKNAREEGVNFMFNLQPLGIEVDGNGNVSGVTVVKTQLGEPDAAGRRRPEPIEGSEHVLEADAVIMAFGFQPHAMEWLEPYDVALDERGRIQAPAKGDILYQTTNPKIFAGGDAVRGSDLVVTAIDEGRKAAEGIMDYLEV; encoded by the coding sequence ATGAGCCAGAACATCTATCAGTTTATTGATGTGCAGCGCATTGACCCGCGCAAAAAAGCGATTGAGACCCGCAAAATCGAGTTTGTAGAGATATACGAGCCGTTTACCGAGAAAGAAGTCTCAGCACAAGCCGATCGCTGCCTTGATTGTGGCAACCCCTACTGTGAATGGAAGTGCCCAGTGCACAACTATATTCCACAGTGGCTCAAGCTTGCCAACGAGGGGCGGATTATAGAAGCGGTTGAGCTATCGCACCAAACCAATAGCTTGCCGGAGGTCTGTGGCCGCGTGTGCCCACAAGATCGTCTGTGTGAGGGGGATTGCACCCTCAACGAGGACTTTGGCGCGGTAACCATCGGCAATGTCGAGAAGTACATCACCGATAAAGCGTTTGAAATGGGCTGGAAGCCTGATATGTCACACGTTGAGTGGACCGATAAAAAGGTCGCGGTAATTGGAGCCGGTCCTGCAGGGCTCGCCTGTGCCGACGTGCTGGTCCGCAATGGGGTGAAACCTGTGGTCTTTGACCGCTACCCTGAAATTGGCGGCCTGCTGACCTTTGGTATTCCATCGTTTAAGCTCGAAAAAGATGTGATGCGGCATCGCCAGCGTGTCTTTACCGAGATGGGCGTCGAGTTTCGCCTCAACACCGAAGTGGGTAAAGATATTGACATGCAAACCTTGGTCGATGACTACGATGCGGTCTTCTTAGGGGTAGGCACCTACAAGTACATGCGTGCAGGGCTGGCCAATGAAGATGCGCCCGGCGTCTTTGACGCGCTCCCCTTCTTAGTTTCCAACACCTACAAGGTGATGGAACTGAATGACGCACCACCGTTCATCGATATGGCCGGTAAACGAGTGGTGGTACTCGGTGGTGGCGATACTGCGATGGACTGTGTTCGTACCTCGATTCGCCAACAAGCCGCCAGTGTCACCTGTGCCTACCGCCGAGATGAAGAAAACATGCCAGGCTCACGCCGTGAGGTGAAAAATGCCCGCGAAGAAGGGGTGAACTTTATGTTCAACCTGCAACCGCTGGGAATTGAAGTTGATGGTAATGGCAACGTGAGCGGGGTCACCGTGGTGAAAACCCAACTGGGCGAACCTGATGCCGCGGGGCGCCGTCGCCCAGAGCCGATTGAAGGCAGTGAGCATGTACTGGAAGCAGATGCGGTGATCATGGCCTTTGGTTTCCAGCCACACGCGATGGAGTGGTTAGAACCTTATGATGTCGCCCTGGATGAGCGTGGTCGCATCCAAGCGCCGGCAAAAGGTGACATCTTATATCAAACCACTAACCCCAAAATCTTTGCCGGGGGCGATGCGGTAAGAGGCTCAGATTTGGTGGTCACCGCCATTGATGAAGGTCGTAAAGCCGCTGAAGGCATCATGGACTACCTAGAAGTATAG